From Tripterygium wilfordii isolate XIE 37 chromosome 13, ASM1340144v1, whole genome shotgun sequence, the proteins below share one genomic window:
- the LOC120012809 gene encoding stress response protein NST1-like isoform X4, which produces MCILCVIQKWSRRVATMLPWLVLPLIGLWALSQLLPPAFRFEITSPRLACVFVLVVILFWYEILMPQLSAWRVRRNARLRERKRFEAIELQKLRKTATRRCRNCLTPYRDQNPGAGRFMCSYCGHVSKRPVLDVSLPSSMGTADTSIIKDMVGKGGKMLNGKAWNDSGWMCNQDWLENGNWIGGSVAGKSSYWRKNGSAIFGGDELCLAEKSYSGVLLLVCKLLTSFLMSIRWLWRKIFRVSSSREDASADADHRDLLAKRSESGTNGHESRGEKARRKAEEKRQARLERELLEEEERKQREEVARLVEERRRLRDEKMEAERDHNKMSMPAREKESKRESEKKRQERRKEKDKGSSKSNSDAEELEKKACKDAERKRDSEKKNDIDHREQKSGTKSTSTNSFNRGNTGTRYLDRMKDHVNDTVHRRDLYPPERIAGKAIINRDDKSISRTVLSEPQPRTEPKKSWQQLFTRSSSPPPSSNVNVISRPNSKSPSEVQSLQLQGQSSMQSFDNPISFGLPSLFSPPVYASGSTSGSLGFSPTIEPVFPRTGEGPHDFIPEEVFEDPCYIPDPISLLGPVSESLDNFHLDLGTGFGTDLGMEGPHVMKNRSSSPEVHKPSPIESPLSRLRMADEKLNNSNWSSSTPTVQDMHALPGNHANANASEKGTWQMWNSSPLGQDGSASLFLPQELYRSNMEEFLHPSTQKSMTSLFTKDDPILSGTHSPRKVFMGSSQNGGLFSHATSSGDPHPWLPNAFFPPLAGSENHFPLRPREEYSQNDMNYGSPHGSTTNYSCEVSPANSWAKKEQAIPFSAEGVGNSSVIRPPIGNLFPNSDVQSLW; this is translated from the exons ATGTGTATACTGTGTGTGATTCAAAAGTGGTCTCGCCGGGTTGCTACAATGCTGCCTTGGTTGGTTTTACCTCTTATAGGACTGTGGGCTCTCTCCCAGCTTCTGCCACCTGCTTTTCGTTTTGAGATTACTTCTCCTAGGTTGGCTTGTGTTTTTGTGCTCGTAGTTATTCTCTTTTGGTATGAGATTTTGATGCCCCAGCTATCAGCTTGGCGGGTGCGGAGGAATGCACGGCTCAGGGAGAGGAAGAGATTCGAAGCCATTGAGTTGCAGAAGCTTAGGAAGACAGCTACACGGCGTTGTCGAAATTGCTTGACTCCTTATAGGGATCAGAATCCGGGCGCTGGTCGGTTTATGTGTTCTTATTGTGGGCATGTTTCAAAGAGACCTGTTTTGGATGTGTCTCTACCATCTAGTATGGGAACTGCAGATACAAGTATTATTAAGGACATGGTCGGAAAAGGTGGTAAAATGCTTAATGGAAAAGCATGGAATGATAGTGGATGGATGTGCAATCAAGATTGGCTAGAAAACGGGAATTGGATTGGTGGGTCTGTTGCAGGGAAATCAAGTTATTGGAGGAAGAATGGGAGTGCGATTTTCGGAGGAGATGAGCTTTGCCTGGCTGAGAAATCTTATTCAGGTGTTTTACTTCTTGTGTGCAAGCTGCTAACATCATTTCTAATGAGCATTAGATGGCTTTGGAGAAAGATTTTTAGGGTTAGTTCGTCCAGGGAGGATGCTTCTGCTGATGCAGATCATCGGGACTTATTGGCTAAGCGGAGTGAGAGTGGAACAAATGGCCATGAGAGTAGAGGAGAGAAAGCACGCAGAAAAGCTGAAGAGAAGAGACAAGCAAGGTTAGAGAGGGAGCTTctggaggaggaagagagaaagCAGAGAGAGGAGGTTGCAAGATTGGTGGAGGAACGGAGGAGACTAAGGGATGAGAAAATGGAGGCTGAAAGAGATCACAACAAGATGTCAATGCCAGCCCGGGAGAAAGAAAGTAAAAGGGAATCTGAGAAGAAGCGTCAGGaaagaaggaaagagaaagatAAGGGATCTAGCAAGAGCAACTCTGATGCTGAAGAGCTTGAAAAGAAAGCTTGTAAGGATGCTGAACGGAAGCGAGACAGTGAGAAAAAGAATGATATCGATCACAGGGAACAGAAATCTGGGACAAAGAGTACATCTACCAACAGTTTTAACCGTGGGAACACTGGAACTAGATATCTTGATCGCATGAAGG ATCATGTTAATGATACTGTTCATAGGAGGGATTTATATCCTCCTGAGCGCATAGCTGGAAAGGCAATTATCAACAGAGATGATAAGAGCATCAGCCGCACT GTGCTCTCTGAACCCCAGCCAAGAACAGAACCTAAAAAATCGTGGCAGCAATTGTTCACCCGTTCATCTTCTCCTCCACCATCCTCAAATGTAAATGTCATCAGTAGGCCTAACTCAAAATCCCCATCCGAAGTACAAAGTCTGCAGTTACAGGGTCAATCATCAATGCAGTCCTTTGATAACCCAATCAGTTTTGGGCTGCCATCACTGTTCAGTCCTCCTGTGTAtgcaagtggatctacaagTGGTAGTTTAGGCTTTTCACCTACAATCGAACCTGTCTTTCCTCGCACCGGAGAAGGGCCTCATGATTTTATACCTGAAGAGGTTTTTGAAGATCCATGTTATATTCCTGATCCCATATCCTTGCTTGGGCCCGTTTCAGAGTCACTTGACAACTTTCATCTAGACTTGGGGACTGGTTTTGGAACAGACCTGGGAATGGAAGGACCCCATGTTATGAAGAATCGATCTTCTTCGCCTGAAGTCCACAAGCCATCTCCAATTGAGTCTCCTTTGTCACGATTACGGATGGCGGATGAAAAGCTTAATAATTCCAACTGGTCATCAAGTACCCCTACGGTTCAAGACATGCACGCATTACCTGGAAATCATGCAAATGCCAATGCAAGTGAGAAAGGGACGTGGCAGATGTGGAACAGTTCTCCTCTTGGTCAGGATGGTTCAGCAAGCTTGTTTTTACCCCAAGAGCTGTACAGATCAAATATGGAAGAGTTTCTGCATCCTTCAACTCAGAAATCGATGACATCGCTGTTTACAAAAGATGATCCAATTCTCTCTGGCACTCATTCTCCTCGTAAGGTATTTATGGGTAGTAGCCAAAATGGTGGACTGTTCAGCCATGCCACCAGTTCTGGTGATCCTCACCCATGGTTGCCAAATGCTTTCTTTCCTCCATTAGCGGGCAGTGAGAACCATTTCCCTCTCAGACCTCGTGAGGAATACAGTCAGAATGATATGAATTATGGAAGTCCTCATGGATCCACAACCAATTATTCATGTGAGGTGTCTCCAGCAAATTCTTGGGCCAA AAAGGAACAGGCTATTCCATTTTCAGCAGAGGGTGTAGGGAATTCATCTGTCATAAGGCCTCCTATTGGGAATTTATTTCCAAACTCAGATGTACAGTCACTTTGGTAA
- the LOC120012809 gene encoding uncharacterized protein LOC120012809 isoform X1 — protein MCILCVIQKWSRRVATMLPWLVLPLIGLWALSQLLPPAFRFEITSPRLACVFVLVVILFWYEILMPQLSAWRVRRNARLRERKRFEAIELQKLRKTATRRCRNCLTPYRDQNPGAGRFMCSYCGHVSKRPVLDVSLPSSMGTADTSIIKDMVGKGGKMLNGKAWNDSGWMCNQDWLENGNWIGGSVAGKSSYWRKNGSAIFGGDELCLAEKSYSGVLLLVCKLLTSFLMSIRWLWRKIFRVSSSREDASADADHRDLLAKRSESGTNGHESRGEKARRKAEEKRQARLERELLEEEERKQREEVARLVEERRRLRDEKMEAERDHNKMSMPAREKESKRESEKKRQERRKEKDKGSSKSNSDAEELEKKACKDAERKRDSEKKNDIDHREQKSGTKSTSTNSFNRGNTGTRYLDRMKGTLLSSSRAFSGGSFFGRGASTSNKFSSSADHVNDTVHRRDLYPPERIAGKAIINRDDKSISRTQVLSEPQPRTEPKKSWQQLFTRSSSPPPSSNVNVISRPNSKSPSEVQSLQLQGQSSMQSFDNPISFGLPSLFSPPVYASGSTSGSLGFSPTIEPVFPRTGEGPHDFIPEEVFEDPCYIPDPISLLGPVSESLDNFHLDLGTGFGTDLGMEGPHVMKNRSSSPEVHKPSPIESPLSRLRMADEKLNNSNWSSSTPTVQDMHALPGNHANANASEKGTWQMWNSSPLGQDGSASLFLPQELYRSNMEEFLHPSTQKSMTSLFTKDDPILSGTHSPRKVFMGSSQNGGLFSHATSSGDPHPWLPNAFFPPLAGSENHFPLRPREEYSQNDMNYGSPHGSTTNYSCEVSPANSWAKKEQAIPFSAEGVGNSSVIRPPIGNLFPNSDVQSLW, from the exons ATGTGTATACTGTGTGTGATTCAAAAGTGGTCTCGCCGGGTTGCTACAATGCTGCCTTGGTTGGTTTTACCTCTTATAGGACTGTGGGCTCTCTCCCAGCTTCTGCCACCTGCTTTTCGTTTTGAGATTACTTCTCCTAGGTTGGCTTGTGTTTTTGTGCTCGTAGTTATTCTCTTTTGGTATGAGATTTTGATGCCCCAGCTATCAGCTTGGCGGGTGCGGAGGAATGCACGGCTCAGGGAGAGGAAGAGATTCGAAGCCATTGAGTTGCAGAAGCTTAGGAAGACAGCTACACGGCGTTGTCGAAATTGCTTGACTCCTTATAGGGATCAGAATCCGGGCGCTGGTCGGTTTATGTGTTCTTATTGTGGGCATGTTTCAAAGAGACCTGTTTTGGATGTGTCTCTACCATCTAGTATGGGAACTGCAGATACAAGTATTATTAAGGACATGGTCGGAAAAGGTGGTAAAATGCTTAATGGAAAAGCATGGAATGATAGTGGATGGATGTGCAATCAAGATTGGCTAGAAAACGGGAATTGGATTGGTGGGTCTGTTGCAGGGAAATCAAGTTATTGGAGGAAGAATGGGAGTGCGATTTTCGGAGGAGATGAGCTTTGCCTGGCTGAGAAATCTTATTCAGGTGTTTTACTTCTTGTGTGCAAGCTGCTAACATCATTTCTAATGAGCATTAGATGGCTTTGGAGAAAGATTTTTAGGGTTAGTTCGTCCAGGGAGGATGCTTCTGCTGATGCAGATCATCGGGACTTATTGGCTAAGCGGAGTGAGAGTGGAACAAATGGCCATGAGAGTAGAGGAGAGAAAGCACGCAGAAAAGCTGAAGAGAAGAGACAAGCAAGGTTAGAGAGGGAGCTTctggaggaggaagagagaaagCAGAGAGAGGAGGTTGCAAGATTGGTGGAGGAACGGAGGAGACTAAGGGATGAGAAAATGGAGGCTGAAAGAGATCACAACAAGATGTCAATGCCAGCCCGGGAGAAAGAAAGTAAAAGGGAATCTGAGAAGAAGCGTCAGGaaagaaggaaagagaaagatAAGGGATCTAGCAAGAGCAACTCTGATGCTGAAGAGCTTGAAAAGAAAGCTTGTAAGGATGCTGAACGGAAGCGAGACAGTGAGAAAAAGAATGATATCGATCACAGGGAACAGAAATCTGGGACAAAGAGTACATCTACCAACAGTTTTAACCGTGGGAACACTGGAACTAGATATCTTGATCGCATGAAGGGTACACTTTTGTCTTCATCTAGAGCTTTTAGTGGTGGTAGTTTCTTTGGAAGAGGTGCTAGCACTTCTAACAAGTTCAGTAGTTCTGCAGATCATGTTAATGATACTGTTCATAGGAGGGATTTATATCCTCCTGAGCGCATAGCTGGAAAGGCAATTATCAACAGAGATGATAAGAGCATCAGCCGCACT CAGGTGCTCTCTGAACCCCAGCCAAGAACAGAACCTAAAAAATCGTGGCAGCAATTGTTCACCCGTTCATCTTCTCCTCCACCATCCTCAAATGTAAATGTCATCAGTAGGCCTAACTCAAAATCCCCATCCGAAGTACAAAGTCTGCAGTTACAGGGTCAATCATCAATGCAGTCCTTTGATAACCCAATCAGTTTTGGGCTGCCATCACTGTTCAGTCCTCCTGTGTAtgcaagtggatctacaagTGGTAGTTTAGGCTTTTCACCTACAATCGAACCTGTCTTTCCTCGCACCGGAGAAGGGCCTCATGATTTTATACCTGAAGAGGTTTTTGAAGATCCATGTTATATTCCTGATCCCATATCCTTGCTTGGGCCCGTTTCAGAGTCACTTGACAACTTTCATCTAGACTTGGGGACTGGTTTTGGAACAGACCTGGGAATGGAAGGACCCCATGTTATGAAGAATCGATCTTCTTCGCCTGAAGTCCACAAGCCATCTCCAATTGAGTCTCCTTTGTCACGATTACGGATGGCGGATGAAAAGCTTAATAATTCCAACTGGTCATCAAGTACCCCTACGGTTCAAGACATGCACGCATTACCTGGAAATCATGCAAATGCCAATGCAAGTGAGAAAGGGACGTGGCAGATGTGGAACAGTTCTCCTCTTGGTCAGGATGGTTCAGCAAGCTTGTTTTTACCCCAAGAGCTGTACAGATCAAATATGGAAGAGTTTCTGCATCCTTCAACTCAGAAATCGATGACATCGCTGTTTACAAAAGATGATCCAATTCTCTCTGGCACTCATTCTCCTCGTAAGGTATTTATGGGTAGTAGCCAAAATGGTGGACTGTTCAGCCATGCCACCAGTTCTGGTGATCCTCACCCATGGTTGCCAAATGCTTTCTTTCCTCCATTAGCGGGCAGTGAGAACCATTTCCCTCTCAGACCTCGTGAGGAATACAGTCAGAATGATATGAATTATGGAAGTCCTCATGGATCCACAACCAATTATTCATGTGAGGTGTCTCCAGCAAATTCTTGGGCCAA AAAGGAACAGGCTATTCCATTTTCAGCAGAGGGTGTAGGGAATTCATCTGTCATAAGGCCTCCTATTGGGAATTTATTTCCAAACTCAGATGTACAGTCACTTTGGTAA
- the LOC120012809 gene encoding stress response protein NST1-like isoform X3, producing the protein MCILCVIQKWSRRVATMLPWLVLPLIGLWALSQLLPPAFRFEITSPRLACVFVLVVILFWYEILMPQLSAWRVRRNARLRERKRFEAIELQKLRKTATRRCRNCLTPYRDQNPGAGRFMCSYCGHVSKRPVLDVSLPSSMGTADTSIIKDMVGKGGKMLNGKAWNDSGWMCNQDWLENGNWIGGSVAGKSSYWRKNGSAIFGGDELCLAEKSYSGVLLLVCKLLTSFLMSIRWLWRKIFRVSSSREDASADADHRDLLAKRSESGTNGHESRGEKARRKAEEKRQARLERELLEEEERKQREEVARLVEERRRLRDEKMEAERDHNKMSMPAREKESKRESEKKRQERRKEKDKGSSKSNSDAEELEKKACKDAERKRDSEKKNDIDHREQKSGTKSTSTNSFNRGNTGTRYLDRMKDHVNDTVHRRDLYPPERIAGKAIINRDDKSISRTQVLSEPQPRTEPKKSWQQLFTRSSSPPPSSNVNVISRPNSKSPSEVQSLQLQGQSSMQSFDNPISFGLPSLFSPPVYASGSTSGSLGFSPTIEPVFPRTGEGPHDFIPEEVFEDPCYIPDPISLLGPVSESLDNFHLDLGTGFGTDLGMEGPHVMKNRSSSPEVHKPSPIESPLSRLRMADEKLNNSNWSSSTPTVQDMHALPGNHANANASEKGTWQMWNSSPLGQDGSASLFLPQELYRSNMEEFLHPSTQKSMTSLFTKDDPILSGTHSPRKVFMGSSQNGGLFSHATSSGDPHPWLPNAFFPPLAGSENHFPLRPREEYSQNDMNYGSPHGSTTNYSCEVSPANSWAKKEQAIPFSAEGVGNSSVIRPPIGNLFPNSDVQSLW; encoded by the exons ATGTGTATACTGTGTGTGATTCAAAAGTGGTCTCGCCGGGTTGCTACAATGCTGCCTTGGTTGGTTTTACCTCTTATAGGACTGTGGGCTCTCTCCCAGCTTCTGCCACCTGCTTTTCGTTTTGAGATTACTTCTCCTAGGTTGGCTTGTGTTTTTGTGCTCGTAGTTATTCTCTTTTGGTATGAGATTTTGATGCCCCAGCTATCAGCTTGGCGGGTGCGGAGGAATGCACGGCTCAGGGAGAGGAAGAGATTCGAAGCCATTGAGTTGCAGAAGCTTAGGAAGACAGCTACACGGCGTTGTCGAAATTGCTTGACTCCTTATAGGGATCAGAATCCGGGCGCTGGTCGGTTTATGTGTTCTTATTGTGGGCATGTTTCAAAGAGACCTGTTTTGGATGTGTCTCTACCATCTAGTATGGGAACTGCAGATACAAGTATTATTAAGGACATGGTCGGAAAAGGTGGTAAAATGCTTAATGGAAAAGCATGGAATGATAGTGGATGGATGTGCAATCAAGATTGGCTAGAAAACGGGAATTGGATTGGTGGGTCTGTTGCAGGGAAATCAAGTTATTGGAGGAAGAATGGGAGTGCGATTTTCGGAGGAGATGAGCTTTGCCTGGCTGAGAAATCTTATTCAGGTGTTTTACTTCTTGTGTGCAAGCTGCTAACATCATTTCTAATGAGCATTAGATGGCTTTGGAGAAAGATTTTTAGGGTTAGTTCGTCCAGGGAGGATGCTTCTGCTGATGCAGATCATCGGGACTTATTGGCTAAGCGGAGTGAGAGTGGAACAAATGGCCATGAGAGTAGAGGAGAGAAAGCACGCAGAAAAGCTGAAGAGAAGAGACAAGCAAGGTTAGAGAGGGAGCTTctggaggaggaagagagaaagCAGAGAGAGGAGGTTGCAAGATTGGTGGAGGAACGGAGGAGACTAAGGGATGAGAAAATGGAGGCTGAAAGAGATCACAACAAGATGTCAATGCCAGCCCGGGAGAAAGAAAGTAAAAGGGAATCTGAGAAGAAGCGTCAGGaaagaaggaaagagaaagatAAGGGATCTAGCAAGAGCAACTCTGATGCTGAAGAGCTTGAAAAGAAAGCTTGTAAGGATGCTGAACGGAAGCGAGACAGTGAGAAAAAGAATGATATCGATCACAGGGAACAGAAATCTGGGACAAAGAGTACATCTACCAACAGTTTTAACCGTGGGAACACTGGAACTAGATATCTTGATCGCATGAAGG ATCATGTTAATGATACTGTTCATAGGAGGGATTTATATCCTCCTGAGCGCATAGCTGGAAAGGCAATTATCAACAGAGATGATAAGAGCATCAGCCGCACT CAGGTGCTCTCTGAACCCCAGCCAAGAACAGAACCTAAAAAATCGTGGCAGCAATTGTTCACCCGTTCATCTTCTCCTCCACCATCCTCAAATGTAAATGTCATCAGTAGGCCTAACTCAAAATCCCCATCCGAAGTACAAAGTCTGCAGTTACAGGGTCAATCATCAATGCAGTCCTTTGATAACCCAATCAGTTTTGGGCTGCCATCACTGTTCAGTCCTCCTGTGTAtgcaagtggatctacaagTGGTAGTTTAGGCTTTTCACCTACAATCGAACCTGTCTTTCCTCGCACCGGAGAAGGGCCTCATGATTTTATACCTGAAGAGGTTTTTGAAGATCCATGTTATATTCCTGATCCCATATCCTTGCTTGGGCCCGTTTCAGAGTCACTTGACAACTTTCATCTAGACTTGGGGACTGGTTTTGGAACAGACCTGGGAATGGAAGGACCCCATGTTATGAAGAATCGATCTTCTTCGCCTGAAGTCCACAAGCCATCTCCAATTGAGTCTCCTTTGTCACGATTACGGATGGCGGATGAAAAGCTTAATAATTCCAACTGGTCATCAAGTACCCCTACGGTTCAAGACATGCACGCATTACCTGGAAATCATGCAAATGCCAATGCAAGTGAGAAAGGGACGTGGCAGATGTGGAACAGTTCTCCTCTTGGTCAGGATGGTTCAGCAAGCTTGTTTTTACCCCAAGAGCTGTACAGATCAAATATGGAAGAGTTTCTGCATCCTTCAACTCAGAAATCGATGACATCGCTGTTTACAAAAGATGATCCAATTCTCTCTGGCACTCATTCTCCTCGTAAGGTATTTATGGGTAGTAGCCAAAATGGTGGACTGTTCAGCCATGCCACCAGTTCTGGTGATCCTCACCCATGGTTGCCAAATGCTTTCTTTCCTCCATTAGCGGGCAGTGAGAACCATTTCCCTCTCAGACCTCGTGAGGAATACAGTCAGAATGATATGAATTATGGAAGTCCTCATGGATCCACAACCAATTATTCATGTGAGGTGTCTCCAGCAAATTCTTGGGCCAA AAAGGAACAGGCTATTCCATTTTCAGCAGAGGGTGTAGGGAATTCATCTGTCATAAGGCCTCCTATTGGGAATTTATTTCCAAACTCAGATGTACAGTCACTTTGGTAA
- the LOC120012809 gene encoding uncharacterized protein LOC120012809 isoform X2 codes for MCILCVIQKWSRRVATMLPWLVLPLIGLWALSQLLPPAFRFEITSPRLACVFVLVVILFWYEILMPQLSAWRVRRNARLRERKRFEAIELQKLRKTATRRCRNCLTPYRDQNPGAGRFMCSYCGHVSKRPVLDVSLPSSMGTADTSIIKDMVGKGGKMLNGKAWNDSGWMCNQDWLENGNWIGGSVAGKSSYWRKNGSAIFGGDELCLAEKSYSGVLLLVCKLLTSFLMSIRWLWRKIFRVSSSREDASADADHRDLLAKRSESGTNGHESRGEKARRKAEEKRQARLERELLEEEERKQREEVARLVEERRRLRDEKMEAERDHNKMSMPAREKESKRESEKKRQERRKEKDKGSSKSNSDAEELEKKACKDAERKRDSEKKNDIDHREQKSGTKSTSTNSFNRGNTGTRYLDRMKGTLLSSSRAFSGGSFFGRGASTSNKFSSSADHVNDTVHRRDLYPPERIAGKAIINRDDKSISRTVLSEPQPRTEPKKSWQQLFTRSSSPPPSSNVNVISRPNSKSPSEVQSLQLQGQSSMQSFDNPISFGLPSLFSPPVYASGSTSGSLGFSPTIEPVFPRTGEGPHDFIPEEVFEDPCYIPDPISLLGPVSESLDNFHLDLGTGFGTDLGMEGPHVMKNRSSSPEVHKPSPIESPLSRLRMADEKLNNSNWSSSTPTVQDMHALPGNHANANASEKGTWQMWNSSPLGQDGSASLFLPQELYRSNMEEFLHPSTQKSMTSLFTKDDPILSGTHSPRKVFMGSSQNGGLFSHATSSGDPHPWLPNAFFPPLAGSENHFPLRPREEYSQNDMNYGSPHGSTTNYSCEVSPANSWAKKEQAIPFSAEGVGNSSVIRPPIGNLFPNSDVQSLW; via the exons ATGTGTATACTGTGTGTGATTCAAAAGTGGTCTCGCCGGGTTGCTACAATGCTGCCTTGGTTGGTTTTACCTCTTATAGGACTGTGGGCTCTCTCCCAGCTTCTGCCACCTGCTTTTCGTTTTGAGATTACTTCTCCTAGGTTGGCTTGTGTTTTTGTGCTCGTAGTTATTCTCTTTTGGTATGAGATTTTGATGCCCCAGCTATCAGCTTGGCGGGTGCGGAGGAATGCACGGCTCAGGGAGAGGAAGAGATTCGAAGCCATTGAGTTGCAGAAGCTTAGGAAGACAGCTACACGGCGTTGTCGAAATTGCTTGACTCCTTATAGGGATCAGAATCCGGGCGCTGGTCGGTTTATGTGTTCTTATTGTGGGCATGTTTCAAAGAGACCTGTTTTGGATGTGTCTCTACCATCTAGTATGGGAACTGCAGATACAAGTATTATTAAGGACATGGTCGGAAAAGGTGGTAAAATGCTTAATGGAAAAGCATGGAATGATAGTGGATGGATGTGCAATCAAGATTGGCTAGAAAACGGGAATTGGATTGGTGGGTCTGTTGCAGGGAAATCAAGTTATTGGAGGAAGAATGGGAGTGCGATTTTCGGAGGAGATGAGCTTTGCCTGGCTGAGAAATCTTATTCAGGTGTTTTACTTCTTGTGTGCAAGCTGCTAACATCATTTCTAATGAGCATTAGATGGCTTTGGAGAAAGATTTTTAGGGTTAGTTCGTCCAGGGAGGATGCTTCTGCTGATGCAGATCATCGGGACTTATTGGCTAAGCGGAGTGAGAGTGGAACAAATGGCCATGAGAGTAGAGGAGAGAAAGCACGCAGAAAAGCTGAAGAGAAGAGACAAGCAAGGTTAGAGAGGGAGCTTctggaggaggaagagagaaagCAGAGAGAGGAGGTTGCAAGATTGGTGGAGGAACGGAGGAGACTAAGGGATGAGAAAATGGAGGCTGAAAGAGATCACAACAAGATGTCAATGCCAGCCCGGGAGAAAGAAAGTAAAAGGGAATCTGAGAAGAAGCGTCAGGaaagaaggaaagagaaagatAAGGGATCTAGCAAGAGCAACTCTGATGCTGAAGAGCTTGAAAAGAAAGCTTGTAAGGATGCTGAACGGAAGCGAGACAGTGAGAAAAAGAATGATATCGATCACAGGGAACAGAAATCTGGGACAAAGAGTACATCTACCAACAGTTTTAACCGTGGGAACACTGGAACTAGATATCTTGATCGCATGAAGGGTACACTTTTGTCTTCATCTAGAGCTTTTAGTGGTGGTAGTTTCTTTGGAAGAGGTGCTAGCACTTCTAACAAGTTCAGTAGTTCTGCAGATCATGTTAATGATACTGTTCATAGGAGGGATTTATATCCTCCTGAGCGCATAGCTGGAAAGGCAATTATCAACAGAGATGATAAGAGCATCAGCCGCACT GTGCTCTCTGAACCCCAGCCAAGAACAGAACCTAAAAAATCGTGGCAGCAATTGTTCACCCGTTCATCTTCTCCTCCACCATCCTCAAATGTAAATGTCATCAGTAGGCCTAACTCAAAATCCCCATCCGAAGTACAAAGTCTGCAGTTACAGGGTCAATCATCAATGCAGTCCTTTGATAACCCAATCAGTTTTGGGCTGCCATCACTGTTCAGTCCTCCTGTGTAtgcaagtggatctacaagTGGTAGTTTAGGCTTTTCACCTACAATCGAACCTGTCTTTCCTCGCACCGGAGAAGGGCCTCATGATTTTATACCTGAAGAGGTTTTTGAAGATCCATGTTATATTCCTGATCCCATATCCTTGCTTGGGCCCGTTTCAGAGTCACTTGACAACTTTCATCTAGACTTGGGGACTGGTTTTGGAACAGACCTGGGAATGGAAGGACCCCATGTTATGAAGAATCGATCTTCTTCGCCTGAAGTCCACAAGCCATCTCCAATTGAGTCTCCTTTGTCACGATTACGGATGGCGGATGAAAAGCTTAATAATTCCAACTGGTCATCAAGTACCCCTACGGTTCAAGACATGCACGCATTACCTGGAAATCATGCAAATGCCAATGCAAGTGAGAAAGGGACGTGGCAGATGTGGAACAGTTCTCCTCTTGGTCAGGATGGTTCAGCAAGCTTGTTTTTACCCCAAGAGCTGTACAGATCAAATATGGAAGAGTTTCTGCATCCTTCAACTCAGAAATCGATGACATCGCTGTTTACAAAAGATGATCCAATTCTCTCTGGCACTCATTCTCCTCGTAAGGTATTTATGGGTAGTAGCCAAAATGGTGGACTGTTCAGCCATGCCACCAGTTCTGGTGATCCTCACCCATGGTTGCCAAATGCTTTCTTTCCTCCATTAGCGGGCAGTGAGAACCATTTCCCTCTCAGACCTCGTGAGGAATACAGTCAGAATGATATGAATTATGGAAGTCCTCATGGATCCACAACCAATTATTCATGTGAGGTGTCTCCAGCAAATTCTTGGGCCAA AAAGGAACAGGCTATTCCATTTTCAGCAGAGGGTGTAGGGAATTCATCTGTCATAAGGCCTCCTATTGGGAATTTATTTCCAAACTCAGATGTACAGTCACTTTGGTAA